One Kribbella sp. NBC_00662 genomic region harbors:
- a CDS encoding response regulator transcription factor — protein MSRTRVAIADDDVLLREGLASLLDRSGFDVLGTAGNAEDLLDLVRLDRPELVIIDIRMPPGLSTEGLDAADVIRREHPETAVLLLSAHVEVEHALQLMAAGQGVGYLLKSRVTDVDEFLESLRRVARGGSVVDPALVRELVDARRRHDPLAALSEREREVLSLVAEGRSNAGVARRLWVAEGTVEKHVRSILTKLDLPETDDDHRRVLAVLTYLDGVHRPAT, from the coding sequence GCGGACGATGACGTCCTGCTGCGCGAAGGTCTGGCCAGCCTGCTCGACCGGTCCGGCTTCGACGTGCTCGGCACTGCGGGCAACGCCGAGGACCTGCTCGACCTGGTACGCCTGGACAGGCCCGAGCTCGTCATCATCGACATCCGGATGCCACCCGGGCTGTCGACGGAGGGGCTGGACGCGGCCGACGTCATCCGCCGGGAGCACCCGGAGACCGCCGTACTGCTGTTGTCGGCCCATGTGGAGGTCGAGCACGCGCTCCAGTTGATGGCTGCCGGGCAGGGGGTCGGCTACCTGCTCAAGAGCCGCGTGACCGACGTCGACGAGTTCCTCGAGAGTCTGCGCCGGGTCGCGCGCGGCGGGTCGGTGGTCGATCCGGCCCTGGTCCGGGAGCTGGTCGACGCCCGGCGCCGGCACGACCCGCTGGCCGCCCTCAGCGAGCGGGAGCGGGAGGTCCTGTCGCTGGTCGCCGAGGGCCGCTCGAACGCCGGTGTCGCGCGGCGGCTGTGGGTTGCCGAGGGCACCGTCGAGAAGCACGTCCGCAGCATTCTGACCAAGCTCGACCTGCCCGAGACCGACGACGACCATCGCCGGGTGCTCGCCGTCCTGACGTACCTGGACGGTGTGCACCGCCCGGCGACATGA
- a CDS encoding CHASE3 domain-containing protein, which produces MRATLLGGVARRVLVASGLLMVLVGSGFVVLLISVQGLRASEHQARHTEAVLTSAHQVERLVSDLATGQRDFVITGQEKFLQPWQAAQAQLPAQTASLEQLVAGSPDQFARAQQVSQSVTSYLRDYSMPEIEAARLDPDAARTEAATTEGAQRVAQIRSVLDQLIGSEQQLSVTEQRHSDSVANQAVVAAVIGLAGSVVLILGFTIYLTRAIVRPVRVTAEMANQLAAGDLAVRVPETGVGEIRTLERTFNTMATSLGAASADVAASRARIVRSADETRRRIERDLHDGIQQRLVSLALDVRAIQADTPVAELDKVADGLASTLDELREIARGIHPAILSEGGIGPALRMLARRSKIPAEVTVGFTTRLPAPIEAATYYVVSEAITNAAKHADASVVLIDADIANGWLKLSVHDDGRGGADPTAGSGLIGLDDRVQALGGTLVVDSPTGAGTTLSVALPITS; this is translated from the coding sequence ATGAGGGCGACACTGCTGGGCGGAGTCGCCCGGCGGGTGCTGGTCGCGAGCGGGCTGCTGATGGTGCTCGTCGGCTCCGGGTTCGTGGTGCTGCTGATCTCGGTGCAAGGTCTGCGGGCGTCGGAACACCAGGCCCGGCACACCGAGGCCGTGCTCACCAGCGCACACCAGGTGGAGCGGCTGGTCAGTGATCTGGCCACCGGTCAGCGCGACTTCGTCATCACCGGTCAGGAGAAGTTCCTGCAGCCGTGGCAGGCGGCTCAGGCCCAGCTGCCGGCGCAGACCGCCTCGCTGGAGCAGCTGGTTGCCGGGAGCCCCGATCAGTTCGCTCGGGCGCAGCAGGTCAGCCAGAGCGTCACGTCGTACCTGCGGGACTACTCGATGCCGGAGATCGAGGCCGCGCGTCTCGACCCGGACGCTGCCCGGACCGAGGCTGCAACCACGGAAGGCGCGCAGCGGGTGGCCCAGATCCGCTCGGTGCTCGACCAGCTGATCGGCTCCGAGCAGCAGCTGTCGGTGACCGAGCAGCGGCACTCGGACTCGGTCGCCAATCAGGCAGTCGTTGCCGCGGTCATCGGGTTGGCCGGTTCCGTCGTACTGATCCTGGGCTTCACGATCTACCTGACGCGCGCGATCGTCCGGCCGGTGCGGGTCACCGCGGAGATGGCGAACCAGCTGGCCGCGGGCGATCTCGCCGTACGCGTGCCGGAAACGGGCGTCGGCGAGATCCGCACGCTGGAGCGTACGTTCAACACGATGGCGACCTCGCTCGGCGCGGCCAGTGCCGACGTCGCCGCGTCGCGGGCGCGCATCGTGCGGTCGGCGGACGAGACCCGGCGCCGGATCGAGCGAGACCTCCACGACGGGATCCAGCAACGGCTCGTCTCGTTGGCGCTCGATGTCCGCGCGATCCAGGCGGACACCCCGGTCGCGGAGCTGGACAAGGTCGCCGACGGGCTGGCCTCGACGCTGGACGAACTCCGAGAGATTGCCCGCGGCATCCATCCCGCGATCCTGTCGGAGGGCGGTATCGGCCCGGCCCTTCGGATGCTCGCGCGCCGGTCGAAGATCCCGGCGGAAGTCACGGTCGGCTTCACGACCCGGCTCCCGGCGCCGATCGAGGCCGCGACCTACTACGTCGTGTCCGAAGCAATCACCAATGCGGCCAAGCATGCCGACGCGTCCGTCGTACTGATCGATGCCGACATCGCCAACGGCTGGCTGAAGCTCTCGGTGCACGATGACGGACGTGGTGGCGCAGACCCGACCGCAGGCTCCGGTCTGATCGGACTCGACGACCGGGTGCAGGCTCTGGGCGGCACGCTGGTGGTCGACAGCCCAACAGGAGCAGGTACTACGCTCTCGGTTGCGCTGCCCATCACCTCGTAG
- a CDS encoding response regulator transcription factor yields the protein MRCLIVDDSRHFLEAARGLLVREGVTVVGTATSAAEAGELIEDLRPDVVLVDIDLGDESGFDLITQLRSAGSPAPMILISTHAEQDYADLIAASPAIGFVPKTSLSAAAIQRLLDRV from the coding sequence ATGCGGTGCCTGATCGTCGACGACAGCCGGCACTTCCTCGAAGCGGCGCGCGGCCTGCTCGTGCGCGAAGGCGTCACAGTCGTCGGTACGGCGACGTCGGCCGCCGAGGCCGGTGAGCTGATCGAGGACCTGCGGCCCGACGTCGTACTCGTTGACATCGACCTCGGCGACGAGAGCGGCTTCGACCTGATCACCCAGCTCCGGTCGGCCGGTTCACCGGCGCCGATGATCCTGATCTCGACGCACGCCGAGCAGGACTACGCGGACCTGATTGCCGCGAGTCCTGCGATCGGCTTCGTACCGAAGACGAGCCTGTCCGCCGCTGCGATCCAGCGGTTGCTGGACAGGGTCTAG
- a CDS encoding sugar ABC transporter permease: MNAQAEPVAADETPHRKPVQGPLGTYVRDYLARLRGGELGSAPAIVGLVVITAFFAIVHQGFLSAYNLEALVIQAAPIIVMAMGLVFVLLLGEIDLSAGTTGGLCSAIMAVLLLRHGQPWWIGVLAGLATGLVIGFVMGWLRARAGIPSFVITLATFLAFQGLTLILIGGQGSVILPTGSPLISLENSFVPIWLGWTLLGIFVLGYAAIKLIDARGRRQSGLPATPVVVIVAKVVVVALLGSAFTYEMGINRNLITNAFFSNKAQGEPWAVVLLVLLFVVWHFTLSRTRYGRHVYAVGGNEEAARRAGVVVSRIRISVFVICSGMAAVSGVVAASLLQSVQSNAGAGNTLLLAVGAAVIGGTSLFGGRGRMIDAVLGGLVVAVIINGMSDLIQGSNSSGYEWVVTGAVLLLAAGFDAVVRRGRST; the protein is encoded by the coding sequence GTGAACGCCCAGGCCGAACCGGTGGCTGCTGACGAGACACCTCACCGCAAGCCCGTCCAGGGTCCGCTCGGCACCTATGTCCGCGACTACCTGGCGAGGTTGCGGGGCGGCGAGCTCGGATCGGCTCCGGCGATCGTCGGCCTGGTCGTGATCACCGCGTTCTTCGCGATCGTGCACCAAGGGTTCCTGAGCGCGTACAACCTCGAGGCGCTGGTCATCCAGGCCGCTCCGATCATCGTGATGGCGATGGGGCTGGTCTTCGTCCTGCTGCTCGGCGAGATCGACCTGTCGGCCGGCACGACCGGTGGTCTGTGTTCGGCGATCATGGCCGTGTTGCTGCTGCGGCACGGCCAGCCGTGGTGGATCGGCGTACTCGCGGGTCTCGCGACCGGGCTGGTGATCGGGTTCGTGATGGGCTGGTTGCGGGCGCGGGCCGGCATCCCGTCGTTCGTGATCACGCTGGCCACGTTCCTGGCCTTCCAGGGACTGACGCTGATCCTGATCGGCGGCCAGGGCTCGGTGATCCTGCCGACCGGTTCACCGTTGATCTCGCTGGAGAACAGCTTCGTGCCGATCTGGCTGGGCTGGACTCTGCTGGGGATCTTCGTCCTCGGGTACGCCGCGATCAAGCTGATCGATGCGCGCGGACGCCGGCAGAGCGGGCTGCCCGCGACACCGGTCGTCGTCATCGTGGCGAAGGTGGTCGTGGTCGCATTGCTCGGCAGCGCGTTCACGTACGAGATGGGGATCAACCGCAACCTCATCACCAACGCGTTCTTCAGCAACAAGGCCCAGGGTGAGCCGTGGGCCGTCGTACTGCTCGTTCTTTTGTTCGTCGTCTGGCACTTCACGCTGAGCCGCACCCGCTACGGACGGCACGTGTACGCCGTCGGCGGTAACGAGGAGGCTGCTCGCCGTGCCGGTGTCGTGGTGTCGCGGATCCGGATCTCCGTGTTCGTGATCTGTTCCGGCATGGCGGCCGTTTCGGGTGTGGTCGCGGCGTCGCTCCTGCAGTCGGTGCAGTCGAACGCCGGGGCCGGGAACACCCTGCTGCTGGCGGTCGGGGCAGCAGTCATCGGCGGTACGTCGTTGTTCGGCGGCCGCGGGCGGATGATCGACGCCGTACTCGGCGGACTGGTCGTTGCCGTGATCATCAACGGCATGAGCGATCTGATCCAGGGCTCGAACTCGTCGGGCTACGAATGGGTCGTCACGGGCGCAGTCCTCTTGCTGGCTGCGGGATTCGACGCCGTGGTACGCCGCGGCCGCTCCACCTAG
- a CDS encoding ATP-binding cassette domain-containing protein codes for MKTLELRGVGKSFGPVVALSGVDFSAEAGDVTALVGDNGAGKSTLVKCIGGIHRIDAGEILVDGTPQQLHEPRDAARLGIEIVHQDLALADNLDVVGNMFLGRERVGRLRTLDENTMEKLASQTLASLGVRTVRSVRQRVASLSGGQRQTVAIAKSVLWSSKIVILDEPTAALGVAQTEQVLELVRRLADRGVAVVLVSHNMNDVMQVADSIAVLFLGRMATQVRRKDVTQTQVVELITSGRSGELGLPAESRGATQ; via the coding sequence GTGAAGACACTCGAACTACGAGGCGTCGGCAAGTCGTTCGGTCCGGTCGTGGCGCTGTCGGGAGTCGACTTCAGCGCCGAGGCCGGTGACGTGACCGCCCTGGTCGGCGACAACGGGGCGGGCAAGTCGACGCTGGTCAAATGTATCGGCGGCATCCACCGGATCGACGCCGGCGAGATCCTCGTGGACGGTACGCCGCAACAGCTGCACGAACCGCGGGACGCCGCCCGGCTCGGCATCGAGATCGTCCACCAGGACCTGGCCCTGGCCGACAATCTCGATGTCGTCGGCAACATGTTCCTCGGCCGCGAACGCGTCGGCCGGCTCCGCACGCTCGACGAGAACACGATGGAGAAGCTCGCGTCGCAAACCCTTGCGTCGTTGGGCGTCCGTACGGTGCGCTCGGTCCGGCAACGGGTCGCGAGCCTGTCCGGCGGCCAGCGGCAGACCGTCGCGATCGCGAAGTCGGTGCTCTGGAGCTCGAAGATCGTCATCCTCGACGAGCCGACCGCGGCCCTCGGCGTCGCCCAGACCGAGCAGGTCCTGGAGCTGGTACGCCGGTTGGCCGATCGCGGTGTCGCCGTCGTACTGGTCTCGCACAACATGAACGACGTCATGCAGGTCGCGGACTCCATCGCCGTCCTGTTCCTGGGGCGGATGGCCACCCAGGTACGGCGCAAGGATGTGACCCAGACCCAGGTCGTCGAGCTGATCACGAGTGGCCGGTCCGGAGAACTCGGGCTGCCGGCCGAGTCGAGGGGAGCGACCCAGTGA
- a CDS encoding sugar ABC transporter substrate-binding protein, whose amino-acid sequence MRTPPRAVALAGLTLTLMAGLVACGNNNNNSSGSSATPPPNTKVGVLLPDTASSPRWVSADPNELRKQCAANKLTCYIDNANNSATTMESQAQALINQGVGVLLVTNLDSGSGKAIESLAKQHNVVAIDYDRLTTGGTAEYYVSYDNVKVGEDQGTALTACPQVAGKSAVGYVDIDGAPTDNNATLFAQGYNSVLSKQAGWKKLGEQTGNWDPATAQTVFTTMLGKNPSLNAVMVANDTMAQSVINVLKSQGLAGKVAVSGQDATAGGLDNVMAGTQCFTIYKPVAGEADVAIKLAGQILSGQKPTAPATIKDPTTGREVPSYLADPTVITKKNVALPVTDGYETAASVCPTPALVKLCNENGIHTP is encoded by the coding sequence ATGCGAACACCACCGAGAGCTGTCGCGCTGGCCGGACTCACCCTCACACTGATGGCGGGGCTGGTTGCCTGCGGCAATAACAACAACAACTCGTCCGGGAGCAGCGCCACGCCGCCGCCGAACACGAAGGTCGGCGTACTGCTTCCCGACACGGCGTCCTCGCCCCGTTGGGTCTCGGCCGATCCGAACGAACTGCGCAAGCAATGCGCGGCCAACAAGCTGACCTGCTACATCGACAACGCGAACAACAGCGCGACGACGATGGAGTCCCAGGCGCAGGCGCTGATCAACCAAGGCGTCGGGGTTCTGCTGGTGACGAACCTGGACTCGGGCTCGGGCAAGGCGATCGAGTCGCTGGCCAAGCAGCACAACGTCGTGGCGATCGACTACGACCGTCTGACCACGGGCGGTACGGCGGAGTACTACGTGTCGTACGACAACGTGAAGGTCGGCGAGGATCAGGGTACGGCGCTGACGGCGTGCCCGCAGGTCGCCGGCAAGAGCGCGGTCGGGTACGTCGACATCGACGGCGCACCGACCGACAACAACGCGACGTTGTTTGCCCAGGGCTACAACTCGGTGCTGTCGAAGCAGGCCGGCTGGAAGAAGCTCGGCGAGCAGACCGGCAACTGGGACCCGGCGACCGCGCAGACCGTGTTCACCACCATGCTCGGCAAGAACCCGAGCCTGAACGCGGTCATGGTTGCCAACGACACCATGGCCCAATCGGTCATCAACGTGCTGAAGTCGCAGGGTCTGGCCGGCAAGGTGGCGGTGTCCGGGCAGGACGCCACCGCGGGCGGCCTGGACAACGTGATGGCCGGCACCCAGTGCTTCACGATCTACAAGCCGGTCGCCGGTGAGGCCGATGTCGCGATCAAGCTGGCGGGCCAGATCCTGTCCGGCCAGAAGCCGACCGCCCCGGCGACGATCAAGGACCCGACCACCGGTCGTGAGGTCCCGTCGTACCTGGCCGATCCGACGGTCATCACCAAGAAGAACGTCGCGCTGCCGGTGACGGACGGGTACGAGACCGCGGCGTCGGTGTGCCCGACTCCCGCCCTGGTGAAGCTCTGCAACGAGAACGGCATCCACACCCCGTGA
- a CDS encoding APC family permease has protein sequence MATSAAVPSARQSRPGLKRDIGFVGLIWASEGSIIGSGWLFGAQGALSTAGPAAIISWVIGGTAILILALVHAELGGMYPVSGGTARFPHYAFGGAAGASFGWFSWLQAATVAPIEVLAMITYGQHYSFASGWLKTKNGQHILTASGIVVAVLLMAAITAINFLSIRLLARTNSTATWWKVGIPLLTIFALAVVQFHGSNFTAADGFNPYGAKGILSAVSTSGIIFALLGFEQADQLAGESSNPRRDIPRAVIGSIVIGAVIYILLQIVFIAALPKDQIQGTWAHAAYTTMTGPFAQVATLLSMGWLATILYIDAVVSPGGTGLIYITGSSRVSYGLSRNGYVPSVFERTNKRGVPWVGLITAFVIGCICFLPFPSWRSLVGLITSASVLMYAGAPLSLGVFRRRLPDAHRPYRLPGATWLSPLAFVVANLLILWSGWMTDWKLGVAILLGYVILIGNRVFKLNPIMPQLDLRAAQWLPAYLVGMGLIVYLSDFGPLKHPWFPLWWDIVVTAVFSLIIYFWALAVALPAEQIQHMVDQVVLPEEANLG, from the coding sequence ATGGCCACTTCCGCAGCAGTACCCTCCGCTCGGCAGAGCCGGCCGGGCCTGAAGCGCGATATCGGCTTCGTCGGTCTGATCTGGGCGTCCGAGGGATCGATCATCGGCTCCGGCTGGTTGTTCGGCGCGCAAGGCGCCCTGTCCACCGCCGGCCCCGCGGCGATCATCTCCTGGGTGATCGGCGGTACGGCGATCCTGATCCTCGCGCTCGTGCACGCCGAACTCGGCGGCATGTACCCGGTCTCCGGCGGTACGGCGCGTTTCCCGCACTACGCGTTCGGCGGCGCGGCCGGTGCGTCGTTCGGCTGGTTCTCCTGGTTGCAGGCGGCAACCGTCGCGCCGATCGAGGTGCTGGCGATGATCACCTACGGCCAGCACTACTCGTTCGCGAGCGGCTGGCTGAAGACCAAGAACGGCCAGCACATCCTGACCGCGTCCGGGATCGTGGTGGCGGTGCTGCTGATGGCCGCGATCACCGCGATCAACTTCCTGAGCATCCGGCTGCTCGCGCGGACCAACAGCACGGCGACCTGGTGGAAGGTCGGCATCCCGCTGCTGACGATCTTCGCGCTCGCCGTGGTCCAGTTCCACGGCAGCAACTTCACCGCCGCCGACGGCTTCAACCCGTACGGAGCGAAAGGCATCCTGTCCGCGGTGTCGACCAGCGGCATCATCTTCGCGCTGCTCGGCTTCGAGCAGGCCGACCAGCTGGCCGGCGAGAGCAGCAACCCGCGGCGCGACATCCCGCGCGCGGTGATCGGGTCGATCGTGATCGGCGCGGTCATCTACATCCTGCTGCAGATCGTGTTCATCGCAGCGCTGCCCAAGGACCAGATCCAGGGCACCTGGGCGCACGCGGCGTACACGACGATGACCGGGCCGTTCGCGCAGGTCGCGACCTTGCTGAGTATGGGGTGGTTGGCAACGATCTTGTACATCGACGCGGTGGTTTCGCCTGGTGGGACAGGGCTGATCTACATCACCGGCAGCTCGCGGGTGTCGTACGGGCTGAGCCGGAACGGGTACGTGCCGTCGGTGTTCGAGCGGACCAACAAGCGCGGCGTACCGTGGGTCGGGCTGATCACCGCGTTCGTCATCGGGTGCATCTGCTTCCTGCCGTTCCCGAGCTGGCGGTCGCTGGTCGGGTTGATCACGAGTGCGAGTGTGCTGATGTACGCCGGTGCGCCGTTGTCGCTCGGGGTGTTCCGGCGACGGTTGCCGGACGCGCACCGCCCGTACCGGTTGCCGGGGGCAACGTGGTTGTCACCGCTGGCGTTCGTGGTCGCGAACCTGCTGATCCTGTGGTCCGGGTGGATGACCGACTGGAAGCTCGGGGTGGCGATCCTGCTCGGGTACGTGATCCTGATCGGCAACCGGGTGTTCAAGCTCAATCCGATCATGCCGCAGCTCGACCTGCGGGCGGCGCAGTGGTTGCCGGCGTACCTGGTCGGGATGGGGCTGATCGTCTACCTGAGCGACTTCGGACCGTTGAAGCACCCGTGGTTCCCGTTGTGGTGGGACATCGTCGTGACGGCCGTCTTCAGCCTGATCATCTATTTCTGGGCGCTCGCGGTCGCACTGCCGGCCGAGCAGATCCAGCACATGGTCGACCAGGTCGTGCTCCCTGAGGAAGCCAATCTGGGCTAG
- a CDS encoding pseudouridine synthase translates to MGDDPGVRLQKVLARAGVASRRNAELLIEEGRVEVDGRVVTEFGVRVDPETAVIRVDGERIPPVSANVYLVFNKPRGVVSTMSDPQGRPCITDYVQDRPERLFHIGRLDTDTEGLLLLTNHGEFAHRLAHPSYEVSKTYVAEVDGNVKPGVLRTLLDGVELDDGPARADTVKIVSTVPGRTLVEMSLHEGRNRIVRRMFDAVGHPVKRLTRTAIGPVRRGNLHTGELRDLNQKELGQLLDLIDL, encoded by the coding sequence ATGGGGGATGACCCGGGGGTTCGGTTGCAGAAGGTTTTGGCTCGGGCGGGGGTGGCTTCTCGGCGGAATGCCGAACTCCTGATCGAGGAGGGGCGGGTTGAGGTTGACGGGCGGGTGGTGACGGAGTTCGGGGTTCGGGTGGATCCGGAGACTGCTGTCATCCGGGTCGACGGGGAGCGGATCCCGCCGGTGAGTGCGAACGTCTACCTCGTCTTCAACAAACCGCGCGGTGTCGTCAGCACGATGTCCGACCCGCAGGGCCGGCCGTGCATCACCGACTACGTGCAGGATCGCCCCGAGCGGCTCTTCCACATCGGCCGGCTCGACACCGATACCGAAGGGCTCCTGCTGCTCACCAACCACGGTGAGTTCGCGCACCGCCTCGCGCACCCGTCGTACGAAGTCTCCAAGACGTACGTCGCCGAGGTCGACGGCAACGTCAAACCCGGCGTACTGCGGACCCTCCTCGACGGCGTCGAGCTCGACGACGGACCGGCCCGCGCGGACACGGTGAAGATCGTCTCCACCGTCCCGGGCCGCACCCTCGTCGAGATGAGCCTGCACGAGGGCCGCAACCGCATCGTCCGCCGGATGTTCGACGCGGTCGGCCACCCGGTGAAACGCCTCACCCGCACCGCCATCGGCCCGGTCCGCCGCGGCAACCTGCACACCGGCGAACTCCGCGACCTCAACCAGAAGGAACTGGGCCAACTCCTCGACCTGATCGACCTCTAG
- the scpB gene encoding SMC-Scp complex subunit ScpB produces MTDQTNTPQSPADAEEHALPTPPDAEETTPDHSSVVDEAANEPFDAEDAADDQAGAEGSDEDQVDVADAAEDSGVVEGDGGGSGEGVAVGVLGEDEEHLPPGQTEVPVGDEVVVDDDTMRRALEAILMVTDEPLPVLTMARAVGRPTGDVAEALGELAAEYTEQGRGFDLREVGGGWRYYTRAEAAPYVERFVLDGQQARLTQAALETLSVVAYKQPVSRARVSAIRGVNVDGVMRTLVARGLVEEAGADTESQATLYRTTSYFLERMGMQSLDDLPELAPYLPDMDDIEEELAAQTLPPTPTEDPTPPENAEPADATSNATSAEDAENADLESTEPAELADVEDAEDAVPAEDAEQAEYDVSAEDADDAESGDSGAADVASVGSVGQTADDVEYAGDGEYGDAAGVRSEGVRDGG; encoded by the coding sequence GTGACCGACCAGACCAACACCCCCCAATCCCCAGCAGACGCTGAGGAGCACGCCCTGCCCACCCCTCCCGACGCGGAGGAAACCACGCCGGACCACTCGTCCGTCGTGGACGAAGCCGCCAACGAGCCGTTCGACGCAGAGGATGCGGCGGACGACCAGGCTGGGGCGGAGGGCTCCGACGAGGACCAGGTTGACGTGGCTGACGCCGCGGAGGACTCGGGTGTCGTGGAGGGTGACGGCGGCGGCTCCGGGGAGGGGGTGGCGGTCGGCGTACTGGGTGAGGACGAGGAGCATTTGCCGCCGGGGCAGACTGAGGTGCCGGTGGGGGATGAGGTTGTCGTCGATGACGACACCATGCGGCGGGCGCTCGAGGCGATTCTGATGGTGACGGATGAGCCTTTGCCGGTGCTCACGATGGCGCGTGCGGTTGGGCGGCCTACGGGGGACGTGGCGGAGGCGCTGGGGGAGCTGGCGGCGGAGTACACCGAGCAGGGGCGTGGATTCGACCTGCGTGAGGTGGGCGGAGGCTGGCGGTACTACACCCGCGCCGAGGCGGCGCCGTACGTCGAACGCTTCGTGCTCGACGGCCAACAGGCGCGGCTGACGCAGGCGGCGTTGGAGACGCTTTCAGTGGTCGCGTACAAGCAGCCGGTCAGCCGGGCGCGTGTTTCTGCCATCCGCGGTGTGAACGTGGACGGTGTGATGCGCACGCTCGTCGCCCGAGGGTTGGTCGAGGAGGCCGGCGCCGACACCGAGTCCCAAGCCACCCTCTACCGCACCACCTCGTACTTCCTGGAACGCATGGGCATGCAGTCCCTGGACGACCTCCCGGAGCTCGCCCCGTACCTCCCCGACATGGACGACATCGAGGAGGAACTGGCCGCCCAAACCCTCCCACCCACCCCCACAGAAGACCCCACCCCACCGGAGAACGCCGAACCTGCCGACGCGACGTCCAACGCCACATCCGCGGAGGACGCCGAGAACGCCGACCTGGAGTCCACCGAGCCTGCCGAGTTGGCAGACGTCGAGGACGCCGAGGACGCGGTGCCTGCAGAGGATGCCGAGCAGGCGGAGTACGACGTGTCTGCGGAGGATGCGGATGACGCCGAGTCCGGCGACTCGGGTGCTGCGGACGTGGCGTCGGTCGGGTCCGTCGGTCAGACCGCGGATGACGTGGAGTACGCCGGGGACGGGGAGTACGGGGATGCGGCCGGTGTGAGGTCTGAGGGGGTGCGGGATGGGGGATGA